The following is a genomic window from Bdellovibrionota bacterium.
AGCCTTCGCCATAATTCCGAAAGCAGATTCGGCATCGCCAGTTTTGATCCCAAGATCTACTGAAAATCCAAGATCAGGATCGACCCAATATTTTGCTTGAATACTTGGAACATCCACGGACATTTGATTTGCGTAACCAATACCTAAGCGGTGATTAAGATCTTTTGCAAAAGCAGATGTTGATAATAAAACTAAAGCAGCGATTAGGATAATTTGTTTCATTGAAACTCCTTTAGAAAATAATAAGGCAAAATAATTAGGTACGGCAGGCCTTAAATAAAATCGCTAACCAGCCGGAATATCAACAGAAATTTTTTATTTTAAAGCTCCTGTTGCTATGTATTAATAACTGGCTAATAACTGCAAAGACAAACCCCTGCTTTCCTTTTAAGCAAAAATAATCTATGAATATTTCAGTCTAAAAAGAGGTAAATCATGAATTTCTCAAAATCCAATTTTTTAAAGCCCATCAGTGTCTTGGTAGTTTTTCTTTTTGTTTCTCCAAGCTTTGGAAAAACGCTAGATAAGCTTTTACCTTTCCTAGGGAATCCCAATATTGATGTTTTGTCCTACCACTTTGATATCGATATTCCCTCCATTGAGGTTGAAGAGTTCAACGTAGTGATGGATATGGAAGTTTTGGCTTTAAAAGATGCCTCAGAAATTGAACTTCACACCAACGCCAAACTCATCCAGGTGAATGAAGCTTACGTGAATGGCAAAAAAGTTCCCACGTCAATTCTTCAAGGCATTCCAGGAAAAGAAGCTTATGGATTAAAAGGCGATGTTTTATCTATTGATAATATTTCAGTGAATGCTGATGAGGTGAGCAAAGTTAAAATCTTATACACCGTAAAGCTGAGTTCAGGAGATACAGGTTTTTATTCGATGAAGGACGGAAACCTTTCGTATTTGCTCACGCGCAACTGGCCTTACTATGGGAGATTCTGGTTTCCAGGAAACGATTCGCCATTGGACGCTGCAAAAGTTTCTTACAAAATCACAGTTCCAAAAAGTTATATGGGTCTTGCGAATGGTATGTTGATTGATGAAAAGCTCGTAAAGAAGAATAGAAGAGATGTTTCGGTGTTCACGTGGAAGCAAGAAATGCCTACCACCACATATAACTTTGTTTTTGCCGTAGGGAAATTTGCTTCTTACACAGAAGATATCTGCTTCAATGAAGAAGGAATTGATAACGAGCGCGTAGACTGCGAAAAAGCCGATAGAAAAATTCCATTAGAAATTTACTACAATCCAAATAATCAAGTACATCTTGAGATGGTGGAATCTCTCA
Proteins encoded in this region:
- a CDS encoding M1 family aminopeptidase, producing MNFSKSNFLKPISVLVVFLFVSPSFGKTLDKLLPFLGNPNIDVLSYHFDIDIPSIEVEEFNVVMDMEVLALKDASEIELHTNAKLIQVNEAYVNGKKVPTSILQGIPGKEAYGLKGDVLSIDNISVNADEVSKVKILYTVKLSSGDTGFYSMKDGNLSYLLTRNWPYYGRFWFPGNDSPLDAAKVSYKITVPKSYMGLANGMLIDEKLVKKNRRDVSVFTWKQEMPTTTYNFVFAVGKFASYTEDICFNEEGIDNERVDCEKADRKIPLEIYYNPNNQVHLEMVESLKKDALSAIYFSKLFGKYEFEKLGFLLSDYPFNMESTSLIVLHDKQASVHEIVHHWWGNNVHIPHWGDFWISEGFTTYVTGLYTEYLTGKNNSCLDYESTKKLNNPESTDPNDIFDLVPYCKGAASIHDLRERLAKLSSHDRDATKAFLNMLSELYKTYKGSALSTEAFIAFVNENAMEIYEAQGIKLDENEFGRVLKAWSKRWYDL